In Oryctolagus cuniculus chromosome 18, mOryCun1.1, whole genome shotgun sequence, the DNA window TTAACAAGCGATCTAATTAACTTGTTCCAAGCTCTAGAGATGAACAAAGAAGTCGCTGACCCATGGTGTTCTTCAGTCCAGTCATCAGCATATAGCTATAACACATAACAGGGTGGAGACAGGGCACAGAAGTAGACGACTAACCAGGAAAATAAATGGAAGTGTCAAAACTTCCTGGAAACCTAAGGTGGGGTCTGAGAGCCACCTGAACAAAGGCATGAAAGCAAAATACAGAACTTAGCAGCACACTAAAAGAAGCTGAATGTTACCTTATTGATTCACTTAACAAGTATTTTTGAATACCTGTGGTGTGCCAGAAATCATCCCAGACTCTTAGAGAtcagagaacaaaagaaagagtCCTGCCCTCATAAGACTTTACTTACTGGATGGGAGGGCATAGGAGACAAAGATACTATGTAGTATTCAAGAAGGCCGTTAAGTGCTatggaataagaaaaaaactaaagCCAGGTTAAAGGAGGAAGGGGCTTGTAGTAAAAGGCTCTAGACTGTAGTAATAAGTACAAGGATTATTATACAGTCAGGTTGACATCTGATGAAACAGATGACTGAGGTTAGCTTTAAGACTATCTGGAGGAAGCGTGAAGCAGAGGAAAGTCCACTGGGTTGACCTAGTGACAGGCATGTGCCTGAAGGAGTCAAGAACCAGTGTGGCTGGAGTAGAATACAGTGGTGATAAGGGAAGTTTTGAAtcggactttaaaaaaaaaaaaaaaggccaccactgtggcgtagtaggtcaagcatctgcctgcagtggcagcttcttatacaggtgccagtttgagtcccagctgctccacttccgatccagttccctgctgatagcctgggaaagcagaagatggcctaactctttgggcccctgcaccctcatgggagacatggaagaagctcctggttcctggcttctggctcgtggcttcagattggcccagctctggatattgcggccatctgggtagtgaacactggatgaaagacctttctctctgtaactctgcctctcaaatatataaaatcttaaacaatttttttttaattacactaGCTTCTATGTTAATGGTAGATTGATGGGAAGGAACAGGAAAGGACTACAGCAAGGTCAAGGGTAGACCAGTTAAAGATCTTGCAATGATCTGGCAAGAGATGATGGCAGCTCAGACCAGCTGGTGTCTGGTGGTAGCAGAGTAGGTAATAGAAACGCTCAGggccttcaaagagttcatggaaaattaaattgcaatttaattttgttttggtacaaaaagttgaaatccatttggttttttcctaatatgcatttttcctgaATTTGTTGAAGAATcattatatgcatggatttcaattccttttggcaccaagataaacttttaattctatttttcataaactttttgaagtatatttgTCAAGTTTAAATATCATTTATCCTAAATGTTCAGAACCAGAAGCAATTTGGACTTTAGGTTTTGGATGATTTGTATTTACAGAGTAATGCATCTcagggatgggacccaagtctaaacatgaaacttacttatgtttcatatacaccttatATATACAGCCTAAAGGTAATTTTATGCAacctttttttataattttgtgcaTAAAACAAAGTGTACATTCAACCCTGAGAGATCAGCTATGAACTTTTCCATTCAAGAAGTTTTAGATGTTGGAGCATTTgggattttggattttcaaattataaatgttAAACCTGTATTTTGAAAGTAGTTACcggccggcgtcgcagctcacttgactaatcctcctcctgaggcgctggcaccccgggttctagtcccagttggggcaccagttctgtcccggttgctcctcttccagtccagctctctgctgtggtgtgggaaggcagtggaggatggcccaagtgcttggaacctgcactcacaggggagaccaggaggaagcgcctggctcctggcttcagatcaacgcagcgtgctggccatagtggccattggggggtgaaccaatggaaaaaggaagacctttctctctgtctttctctctctcaatgtctaattctgcctgtcaaaaaaaaaaattaaaaaaaaaaaaagaaagtagttaCCAAAACAAAATTGCTGCTgaaccaaaaaaaagaagactcaagATAACACCAAGGTTTTTGGCCTAAGCAACAGGAAGAGTAGAGTCACCCTCCGTGGAGACTGGAAATCTTATAGTGAAGCAAATGTGGCAAAAGAATCAGAAGTTCAATTTTGGATCTCAGTGTGAGAGTAGAGATATCTATTGGACATCTAAATGGTAAAATTGGTTAAGGAGTTGAAATAGACAAGAATGGATTTTGGTAGAGGTCAGGTTTtaggtatataaaatatttaaagccaCAAAAATGATGAAGTCATTaagataatataaaaaatataaataaggaaGTATGGGATGTACCACAGAACATTTCAACATCAAGACATTCGGGAAAAGAGGGGGAACCAGCAAAGAAGACTATGAGAGAGCATTTGTGAAGTAGGAGAAACCAAGAATATGATGCCCTGGAAGCCATGAGGAGAAGCTCTTGAAGGAGTCACCAGCTTGTCAGATACATCAGTTCAAGTAAGATAAGGACCAAGAATAAACACTAAAATGCTAATGTGGAGAAATGTGAGGCAACTCTTTGCTTTCGGGGCAGACAAGAGCTCAGTCAGGGAAGACCCTGGCCATGCATTCAGAGGGAGGCTCTATTTGGAAGACCAAGGGGAGCCACTGAAGGATTCTAGATAGATGAAGAAATATATAAACCAATTTGCACTTTAGAAATTTTACTGTAGTGTATTTGTCATGATAGTTCAAGGGAAAGATGCTGAAGGGTAGTAGTTGTAGGGATGAAGAGGAGGGAAGGCCGAAAGTGGGTATAGGTCATCAGAACTTGGTAACTGATCGAGTGGTTCTAGGGAATGGGTAGGTGCAGTGGTCTTAGGTCCTAGGTTTTAGCAGAGGAATTAGTTCAGTTTTGGACATGGTGAATTTCAGATGCTGGCAGGTTATCCAGATGGGGATTCTAAATGGTGATATTTGTGTGTGAAGCGTGGAAGGCAGACCTAGAATAGAGACCCAGGTTGATTGAGTGGATGGGAACAGAATACAGGGAAAGGTCAGCATTTGAAAGAAGTGTATAAAGGGAGAGGACATCACCGAGAGGCCTTGCAGAAGGAATGAGAACCAGGAAAGATGACACGGGACCCAAAGAAGCAGAGGAATAGGGGTGGGACAGCCAATGGCAAGTAAGTCAGCAGGGTCCCTAGGGATTAAAACTGGGAAATTACTCAGCTTGTACTTCTGAAATCAGTGGTGATGTTAGCAAAAGCAGTTTCCGTAGAGTTGTGAAGAAATGTGGGAGATGTTAATGGGATATTTAAAGacaattgggggaaaaaaaagtcagtagCTCAGGGAAGATATAAGAACCGAATGTAGCAGAAATCacaagaaattttaagaaaatagagaaatcaCCAATGCTAATTACTGTAGAACAAAGAGTTTATAGAGCAGGAACTGAAAAAATGATTGCATAATCTGTGAACTCAGGACCTTGGTGCAGTAGACTGACAAGCAGTTGCTGTGACATGCCGCTACAGGGCACTTTgagagtttgtgggaaatgcGTGTGTGTTAAGAGAAGGTAACTTAGAAATGTTTATAAgatggggccgacgctgtggcgcagtgggttaacgccctggcctgaagtgctggcatcccatatgggtgccagttcgagacctggctgctccacttttgatccagctctctgctgtggcctgggaaagcagtagaagatggcccaagtccttggacccctgcacccacgtgggagaccggaaagaagctcctggctcctggcttcagatcagcgcagctctggccattctggccatctgcggagtgaaccatcggatggaagacacactctctctctctttctctgcctctgctctctctgtgtaactctttcaaataaataaataaaatctttgaagaaaaaaaaaagaaatgtttataagATGATGAAGAAAGGAATTATCAGAGGACAGTTAGAGGtctgagagagaaaggagatgttTGATGGGAAAAGATCAAGAGAACAGATGTGGGAAATGAAATATCAGAAGTACAaatagtggggctggcgctatggcgcagcgggtaaagccaccgtctgcagtgccagcatcccatgtgggcgccgttTTGagtccgcttctgatccagctccctgctaatgtgcctgggaaagcagggcagggtggctcaagtccttgggcccctgcacccatgtggaagacccagaagaagctcctagttcctagcttcggcttggcccagcccagccgcagtcattggggccatttgagggtgaaatGGTGGATAGaaagtctccctctccctctttctctctttgtagctctgcctttcaaataaataaaaataaaatctttttaaaaatacaggtaGTGAATTAGACTTAAAATGGGGTACTTAGTTGTCCAATGCACAAAGAGAAGCCAGTATCtatacattttattgtttttaagatttatttatttacttgaaagacaattacagagaggagagggagagacacaaagaggtcttctatctgctggttcactccctgaatggttgcaatggctggagttgggccagaccaaagccaggagccagaaacttcttcaaggtctcccacattgggcacaagggcccaaacacttgggccattctccactattttctcaggtgcattagcagggagcctgatcagaagtggagcagccagcaatcaaactggtgcccatatgggatgccagcattgcaggtggcggctcaacccACAGTGCCAAAACGCCAGACCCTATCTATACATTGTAAGCATGActcttttgtatgtgtgtgtgtgtgtgtgtgtggcaggaatacagttaattatttaagtattttaCAGCTTGATTTGTATTCAATATCATTGAGTAaagcattttttcttcttctaggcACTGTCTGTGACATCTATGACCTTTTTTATCCTCGCACAAGCCCCTGAACCATACATTGTTATCACAGGATTTGAAgtcactattattttatttttcattattttatatatactcaGACTTGATCGATTAATGAAATGTCTGTTTTGGCCTTTGCTTGTAAGTATTCAATTTCATCCTTAAAAATTGCGCGTTCCTACCATAGTGAGACATTTAATAAACTGTTCTTTGATTCTCTTGAGCCTTTAAGGTAATCTCTGATAGGCTGAAGGAAGATGAATTCTACCCATTgctaatatacttttttttaagatttatttatttatttggaagtcagagttacacagagagagaaggaaagacagagacagagacagagaggtcttccatccgctggttcactcctcagttggccacaatggccagagctgtgctgagccaaagccagaagccaggagcttcttccaggtctcccgcatgggtgcagggacccaaggacttgggccatcctccactgctttcccaggccatagcagagagttggatgggaagtggagcagctgggacttgaaccagtgtctatatgggatgctggcactgcaggcagcagctttactcgccacatcacagtgccagccccccaatatACTTTTTATTGTCCTTTGGAGAGGTTTTCAGGAATCTAAGACAGCCACAGAGATAAATTCTCCTCTAAGTGCCATCTATCAGTAGATGTGGATGACCATTCTGTAGAATTCATTGAAGTGTAGAATctcctaaaataatttttatttagtatcaCATTAATATAGCATTCTTAATCTTTACTTCTCTTTTAAATGCATGTTGCTGTGGCCTGTCAGTTGGGGAAGAGACATAGAGGCAGGTACCAAGTTTCTGCTTTTGCATATCCTTGATCCCTAAATAGAAAATCTAAGTAGGGAGGTTGGATAGAGCATAATGTATCTTACTTGAAATCAATAACCATTAATGCCAAGTAATTCTAACTGACCTTAGGGAATCTACTTTGTAGCATACAGATGTCAACTTGACATTCTTAGAGCAGTAGAGTGCCCAGATTGTTCTGAAAATTCACTGGCAAAAAAGGCAgattgataaataaatctttaaaaaaaaaaaaaaaaaggcagattgaAGATACTAGTTAAGGTGCACGTGGTCCTTCCGTCTGGACTAGTAGCTGGTTCCAGTAAACACCGAGTGAGCTCACTCCAGCCTCCTGTCTCCTGCGCCCCCCTCTGCCCTTCCCTTCTTTAGCTAGACTGGTAACTGCTGTAGCATCAAGAAAGCTATCACATTTGGgctgttcttttcctttaaaCTACAACTCTCTGGAGCTACTTACATACGCTAATAATAAACTTGGAGCTCCACATTTAACAGAATACACACAGCAGCCTGTGTGTAGCAAACTGAAAGTAGTCTCCAAACCTCTGAGGATCAAACTTGGCTGATCTTGCAATCCCTTAGAAATGGTGCTATATGGGCAACTCAGCACTCTTCTTATGAAACCCAGCTTGCTGTCTGACTGGAGTGAATGAAATTACTTACTAAATGCTAAGCATCTGCTAATCCCAGATTCTGTAACTGATTTTCTCTATCGCCTTGAAGCTGAACTAAACACCTAGCACAGAAGAAAGTTAACCTGGGAAAGCTAGTCTCAATATTTCCTGCAAATGGGAATTGTTTTCTTCTTAAGTGTATCTAATCTTCCCTGGCCCCATTGAACTTATTCCTCTAATAACTTTTCTAAGTCATCAGGATTTTGAATTTTGGCATTTCTGTGTTAATTCTTTCCCACCTATAGTTATCCGCAAACATAAGTAAGGTATTCCAGAATAAAGATGATTTATCATTCCCACACTGTACCCATTAAAATATGAActgggggctggtggtgtggcatagcgACACAAACTGCTGCTTCTGACGTGAATATCagggtggcagttcaagtcctggctgctccatttctggtctagctccctgccaatgctccttggaaggcagcagaagatggccaagtagtccatgtaggagaccaagatggagttccttgctgcaggcttcagcctgactcaaacctggctgctgtggccttttttaataaatagaccTTCCTAAAGCCACAGTTAGGAATGAAAATGCTTCATTTGGGGAAATTATTgaaagagctgtatcagaaatagtaacactggggcaggtgtttgatgcaAGTGTAAAGATGATACTTGGGATGCCTgttcccgtatcagagtgcttgagttctggctccatttctgattccaacttgttgctgatgcacactctgggaggcagcgggtgatagTCCGAGTGGCTCGGCTGCTCCACCCACATGCGGcacccaaactgagttcccagatcctggcttcagtctgccccagtcctagctgttggcatttgggtactaaaccagtagatgggagatccctctctttctgtgtctctgtctttcaaataagataacaataaataaaacatttttaaaaagaagcaacatAACCAGTTTGggataaaaaaaatttaccatgccTGTAAAAATTCTCTGTCAGGGTTATAAAAATATGAGCTCAGAGAGTTACACTGTCCAAAACAGAAACATCTTAAGTGTTAATTCAGGATAGCCATATAGATACTGCACTAAAAATGAGTAATCTCATATATGATGTTCATTTGcatggaaaattaattttattttttatgaaatactACAAATAAACTTAATGTTAACCTAAATACAAttacacttaaaaatataaaggcaCAGATAGAAAAAAGAATACTGTACCCCGATTTTccactgtgaaaattaaaaactggaaaaaaaactaAGATCTAAAATACTGAtacttatttttagattttataattTACCTTAAGTGGCTAATAAATGAGTATTAAAAAGTTAACACTGGGAAATCCAGTCTTCTCCATATAATTTAGAAAAGTGGTTTCTTCACATATGAGGTATGTGCACTGTCCCACATATAAATTCCTACTACACTTCCATTCACTGGAAATATCTACCTGCAGTATAAATAAGacaatgaacaaaaatatatatcttgTTCCAATAACTTAGAATGCACAGAAAAATACCTATTAGCATGATATTACATAAAATGTGTGTGGGGTTTCTCATGAAAATTACCACTTTCTCTTAAGTacatgctattttaaaatttaataatttacattttaataacagAGTTGTTTGACATTCAGTGTAGACTTCTCAACATTTTCTCTTGTTAAAATTGAGCttcgggggccagtgctatggcttagcaggttaaagcacaagcctgcagcaccagcatcccatatgggcactggttcgagtcccagctgctccacttccaattcagctccctgctaatgcacctgggaaagcagaggatgattgcccaagcattgggcccctggcacccatgtgggagacccggaagaagctcctagcaccacactttggatcagcttagctctggctgttgctgccatttggggaataaaccagcagatggaagatctctctctctccctctatctgtacctctgtctttcaaataaattttaaaaatatatatattaaaaaaaagttgagctTCTACCTAACAGATGATCTGCTTTCTTTCCTAACTAGATGATTTCTCACATCAACTAtatgtttaaatgaaaaagaaataaaagcttaaatAGTTAAATGATTGGTATATTATAGGTAAAGAGGAGCACTAGGCATTGTCAGTATACACCAAATATTATAAAGGTATCATTTTGGTTTCCTGAAAGATAATGccaaaaaatttgtttaaatggaattttcaaaatctttgtaaagtcaatccaattttttttaagtgttactTGGTGGTTTCATGTAAGGCTTACCTTCCTACTCTGTGTTTTTAGGATATTATCAACTCAATCGTAACAACATTATTCTTGGTCATTTTAT includes these proteins:
- the CKLF gene encoding chemokine-like factor isoform X2 encodes the protein MTFFILAQAPEPYIVITGFEVTIILFFIILYILRLDRLMKCLFWPLLDIINSIVTTLFLVILSVLALLPETTTFTILGGVFALITAVFCIADGALIYRKLLFNPSGPYQKKPAHDKEEEDL